In Topomyia yanbarensis strain Yona2022 chromosome 2, ASM3024719v1, whole genome shotgun sequence, one DNA window encodes the following:
- the LOC131682380 gene encoding rhodanese domain-containing protein CG4456-like: MQEIGTVNKYFQLQRLNRSFHPDSLFSSIAMFLEHSRLVLTLIVALLVHDSYSTANCTGNKFDKKCIDPSLVATYEEIIALPEHPEKLLIDVRPADEIAASGVIPTSINIPIKIVTDELKLTPDAFHAKYGRKKPEANDPIIFTCRIGIRAGVAANEADQLGFKNVKNYVGSWKEYSEKRQLV; the protein is encoded by the exons ATGCAGGAGATTGGCACGGTgaacaaatattttcaacttcaacG tttgaaCAGATCATTCCATCCAGACAGTCTATTCTCCTCCATCGCCATGTTTCTTGAACACTCTCGGCTCGTTTTAACGTTGATCGTTGCCCTACTCGTGCACGATAGTTACAGCACGGCCAATTGTACCGGCAACAAATTCGACAAAAAGTGCATCGATCCCAGCCTGGTGGCCACCTATGAGGAGATCATAGCACTACCAGAACATCCCGAGAAACTACTGATCGATGTCCGGCCAGCAGATGAAATCGCAGCAAGCGGAGTAATTCCAACCAGTATTAATATTCCAA TAAAAATTGTAACTGATGAATTGAAGCTGACCCCGGATGCATTTCACGCTAAATACGGCCGAAAGAAGCCGGAAGCGAATGATCCCATTATTTTCACCTGTCGTATAGGAATTCGCGCTGGAGTGGCAGCCAATGAAGCGGATCAGCTGGGATTCAAAAA TGTGAAGAATTATGTCGGATCTTGGAAGGAATACTCAGAAAAACGTCAACTTGTATAA